A stretch of Candidatus Poribacteria bacterium DNA encodes these proteins:
- a CDS encoding DUF1320 domain-containing protein — protein sequence MAYSTVEDVQRLFANIAFDATTPVTDADITGLHIPLADATIDGRLRGFYDLPLAGAGDLELLRLVSMNLAAGSVAEVLYETTSQPNVQSGARRHRELGELLLDGIADGSLSLEAERKAVADAGVSSAPRMTMDREF from the coding sequence ATGGCTTACAGCACGGTCGAGGATGTGCAGCGGCTCTTCGCGAACATCGCGTTCGACGCGACGACTCCCGTGACGGACGCCGACATCACGGGGCTTCACATCCCGCTGGCGGACGCGACGATCGACGGGCGGCTTCGGGGCTTCTACGACCTGCCGCTCGCGGGCGCGGGGGACTTGGAGCTCCTGCGGCTGGTCAGCATGAACCTGGCGGCGGGCTCCGTCGCGGAGGTTCTCTACGAGACGACGAGCCAGCCGAACGTCCAGTCGGGCGCGCGGCGGCATCGGGAGTTGGGAGAGCTTCTGCTGGACGGGATCGCCGACGGGAGCCTTTCGCTGGAGGCGGAGCGCAAGGCGGTCGCCGACGCGGGCGTGTCGTCGGCTCCTCGGATGACGATGGATCGGGAGTTCTGA